A genomic stretch from Thauera sp. GDN1 includes:
- a CDS encoding MBL fold metallo-hydrolase, with product MVETAHPPAEVASGTLDRIAFPFAPPQPDGELVTLAPGVFWARMPMPMQLDHINVYLLRDSDGWFIVDTGLNLPTSRALWETIVERHFDGLPLKGVICTHFHYDHAGLSAWLTERFEAPLYMTHGEYFTMRTLAGPPPEPLPDSLLRFYLRAGMPRERVEEMFAKLRRDPFMPPHPRAFNRLREGQVLTIGGRDWRVVIGEGHSPEHACLYCAGDHLLIAGDQLLPRITSNVLVSDIEPEANPLKLWLDSLDRLALLAPETLVLPSHERVFSGLLPRVAELHAHHRLQFDIVRTHLRESGASTAFETKARLFPRTLSAVEDMMALGETIAHLSWLRYAGEVRRVLDDDGLYRFSLAN from the coding sequence ATGGTCGAAACCGCGCATCCCCCTGCAGAGGTGGCGTCCGGCACCCTGGACCGGATCGCATTCCCGTTCGCCCCGCCCCAGCCCGACGGCGAACTGGTCACGCTCGCGCCGGGCGTATTCTGGGCGCGCATGCCGATGCCGATGCAGCTCGACCACATCAACGTCTACCTGCTGCGCGACAGCGATGGCTGGTTCATCGTCGATACCGGCCTGAACCTGCCGACCTCGCGTGCGCTGTGGGAGACGATCGTCGAGCGCCATTTCGACGGCCTGCCGCTCAAGGGCGTGATCTGCACGCACTTCCATTACGACCACGCCGGCCTGTCGGCGTGGCTGACCGAGCGCTTCGAGGCGCCGCTGTACATGACGCATGGCGAGTACTTCACCATGCGCACGCTGGCCGGGCCGCCGCCCGAGCCGCTTCCCGATTCGCTGCTCCGGTTCTATCTGCGCGCCGGCATGCCGCGCGAGCGCGTGGAGGAGATGTTCGCCAAGCTGCGCCGCGACCCCTTCATGCCGCCCCATCCGCGCGCGTTCAACCGCCTGCGCGAAGGCCAGGTGCTGACGATCGGCGGGCGCGACTGGCGGGTGGTGATCGGCGAGGGGCATTCGCCCGAACATGCCTGCCTGTACTGCGCGGGCGACCACCTGCTGATCGCGGGCGACCAGCTGTTGCCGCGCATCACCTCCAACGTGCTGGTCTCCGACATCGAACCCGAGGCCAATCCGCTCAAGCTCTGGCTCGACTCGCTCGACCGCCTCGCCTTGCTGGCGCCGGAAACGCTGGTGCTGCCCTCGCACGAGCGCGTGTTCAGCGGGCTGTTGCCGCGGGTCGCGGAACTGCACGCCCATCACCGGCTGCAGTTCGATATCGTGCGCACCCATCTGCGTGAATCCGGTGCGTCCACCGCTTTCGAGACCAAGGCGAGGCTGTTCCCGCGTACCCTCAGCGCGGTCGAGGACATGATGGCGCTGGGGGAAACCATCGCCCACCTGTCCTGGCTGCGCTATGCGGGCGAGGTCCGGCGCGTGCTTGACGACGACGGCCTTTATCGCTTCAGCCTTGCAAACTGA
- a CDS encoding MaoC family dehydratase, with product MTMVFSSAEQLVAAEGQDLGATDWIEIRQDRINQFADATDDHQWIHVDPVRAKDGPFGACIAHGYLTLALANLFLPQLICADNLKMGVNVGCDRVRFPAPVKVGSRIRGRGEILKVERIKDAVQSTVRVTIEIEGSERPGCVVDTISRYTFND from the coding sequence ATGACCATGGTTTTCTCCAGCGCCGAGCAGCTGGTTGCAGCCGAAGGCCAGGACCTGGGCGCGACCGACTGGATCGAGATTCGCCAGGACCGCATCAACCAGTTTGCCGATGCCACCGACGACCACCAGTGGATCCACGTCGACCCTGTGCGCGCCAAGGACGGCCCCTTCGGCGCCTGCATCGCGCACGGCTACCTGACGCTGGCGCTCGCCAACCTGTTCCTGCCGCAGCTGATCTGCGCCGACAACCTGAAGATGGGCGTGAACGTCGGCTGCGACCGCGTGCGCTTTCCGGCGCCGGTCAAGGTCGGCTCGCGCATTCGCGGCCGCGGCGAGATCCTCAAGGTCGAGCGCATCAAGGACGCGGTGCAATCCACCGTCCGCGTGACCATCGAGATCGAGGGCAGCGAGCGCCCGGGCTGCGTGGTTGACACCATCAGCCGCTACACCTTCAACGATTGA
- a CDS encoding RidA family protein — protein MSIRHINPEGLLKFDQLTQVVVTEASRMAFIAGQSAMNERFELVGGDDCFAQSVQALRNLRTAVEAAGSSVDRVVSSTVYLKNLTPAVGEQFMRALGVALDGVPFPPHAFSMVGVQSLASPDILVEISAVAVVDA, from the coding sequence ATGTCCATTCGACATATCAATCCAGAAGGGCTGCTCAAGTTCGATCAACTGACGCAAGTGGTCGTGACCGAAGCTTCGCGCATGGCGTTCATCGCTGGCCAGTCAGCGATGAACGAGCGGTTCGAGCTCGTCGGTGGCGACGACTGCTTTGCCCAATCTGTCCAGGCGCTCCGCAACCTCCGCACCGCGGTCGAGGCGGCGGGTTCATCGGTCGATCGGGTGGTCAGCAGCACCGTCTATCTGAAGAACCTGACCCCGGCCGTGGGGGAGCAATTCATGCGGGCGCTGGGCGTCGCGCTCGATGGCGTGCCGTTTCCGCCCCATGCCTTCTCGATGGTCGGTGTGCAATCCCTCGCCAGTCCGGACATTCTGGTGGAGATCTCGGCGGTCGCAGTGGTCGATGCCTGA
- a CDS encoding EthD domain-containing protein — protein sequence MNAQWKMIYLARRNPALAPEDFPQAWREHSALGRECRNVQDKVKAVRQCSRVLDRPDLPRGACTGYDGVNLLSLRDRQAADDIWSDEETLRIMRPDEPRVFSTYVRDFTLVAQEQVLRDGGETGVCVVLFLRAGPGQSCGAGDFGAVSGTPWAAAARLVWNGVAGERPPGYEYDAIVEAWFASVEAVAAAFGDDSVWACLPAGLAVRVDVARSVCLLTHVTHRRP from the coding sequence ATGAACGCGCAATGGAAGATGATCTACCTTGCCCGGCGCAACCCTGCGCTGGCGCCCGAGGATTTCCCCCAGGCCTGGCGCGAGCATTCCGCACTCGGTCGCGAATGCCGAAACGTTCAGGACAAGGTCAAGGCGGTGCGCCAATGCTCGCGCGTGCTCGACCGGCCGGATCTGCCGCGCGGCGCATGCACTGGCTACGACGGTGTCAACCTGCTGTCGCTGCGCGACCGCCAGGCGGCCGACGACATCTGGAGCGACGAGGAGACGCTGCGCATCATGCGCCCCGACGAGCCGCGGGTGTTCTCCACCTATGTGCGCGACTTCACGTTGGTCGCGCAGGAGCAGGTGCTGCGCGATGGTGGGGAAACCGGTGTGTGCGTCGTGCTGTTCCTGCGCGCGGGCCCGGGTCAGTCATGCGGGGCGGGCGATTTCGGCGCCGTGTCCGGCACGCCCTGGGCTGCCGCGGCGCGTCTCGTATGGAACGGGGTGGCGGGCGAGCGGCCGCCCGGCTATGAGTACGACGCAATCGTCGAGGCCTGGTTTGCCTCGGTCGAGGCCGTGGCGGCCGCCTTCGGCGACGATTCGGTGTGGGCATGCCTGCCCGCGGGTCTGGCGGTGCGGGTCGACGTCGCGCGCTCGGTGTGTCTGTTGACCCATGTGACCCACCGCCGCCCCTGA
- a CDS encoding Rieske 2Fe-2S domain-containing protein, whose amino-acid sequence MATTKDYRLGEYTFPRGWFMIAEASELDTHKPHAVRFFGQDFALYRGRESGKVVLLDAYCPHMKTHLAAPNKTSYVVLDGGGTNVEGDGIRCPYHGWRFGADGKCDHIPYHEGQIPAAAKVKSWPVVESLGAIWVWHDPEGGEPEWDHPMLAEWNDPAWVHWKFDHLGMLNQHPQEVIDNICDYGHLSPIHGSTVLKYENEFQGHKAIQRQCGPHRTLVGEDGVSPILHTITMYHGPGVLISHLTGLYDAVMMICNTPVEDGSIKVWHALLVKSPSGSKVATHTDMVAARHYQEMALTAFAQDFEVWSHKAACLNGLFIPSDGPFMKARIWYKQFYNPRAKKNEYLEQCEGYYVPKGIAPYTDEPVAA is encoded by the coding sequence ATGGCCACAACGAAAGACTATCGCCTAGGCGAATACACCTTCCCGCGCGGCTGGTTCATGATCGCCGAAGCGTCGGAACTGGATACCCACAAGCCGCACGCGGTGCGCTTCTTCGGCCAGGACTTCGCGCTCTACCGCGGCCGCGAGAGCGGCAAGGTGGTGCTGCTCGACGCCTACTGCCCGCACATGAAGACCCACCTCGCCGCGCCCAACAAGACCTCGTACGTGGTGCTCGACGGCGGCGGCACCAACGTCGAAGGTGACGGCATCCGCTGCCCCTACCACGGCTGGCGCTTCGGTGCCGACGGCAAGTGCGACCACATCCCCTACCACGAAGGCCAGATCCCGGCCGCAGCCAAGGTGAAGTCGTGGCCGGTGGTCGAGAGCCTGGGGGCGATCTGGGTGTGGCACGACCCGGAAGGCGGCGAACCGGAATGGGATCACCCCATGCTCGCTGAATGGAACGACCCGGCCTGGGTGCACTGGAAGTTCGACCACCTCGGCATGCTCAACCAGCACCCGCAGGAAGTCATCGACAACATCTGCGACTACGGCCACCTGAGCCCGATCCACGGCTCGACCGTGCTCAAGTACGAGAACGAGTTCCAGGGCCACAAAGCGATCCAGCGCCAGTGCGGCCCGCACCGCACCCTGGTCGGTGAGGACGGCGTCAGCCCGATCCTGCACACCATCACCATGTACCACGGCCCTGGCGTGCTGATCTCGCACCTCACCGGCCTGTACGACGCCGTGATGATGATCTGCAACACCCCGGTCGAGGATGGTTCGATCAAGGTCTGGCACGCCCTGCTGGTGAAGTCGCCGAGTGGCAGCAAGGTGGCGACCCACACCGACATGGTGGCAGCGCGCCACTATCAGGAGATGGCACTCACCGCCTTCGCCCAGGACTTCGAGGTGTGGTCGCACAAGGCGGCCTGCCTGAACGGGCTCTTCATCCCGAGCGACGGCCCGTTCATGAAGGCGCGCATCTGGTACAAGCAGTTCTACAACCCGCGTGCGAAGAAGAACGAATACCTCGAGCAGTGCGAGGGCTACTACGTGCCGAAGGGGATTGCGCCTTACACCGACGAGCCTGTCGCCGCCTGA
- a CDS encoding acyl-CoA dehydrogenase family protein, with protein sequence MNLTLSDEQRALQETAADFLAAHTNARKEVDVDAELWSRIVELGWAAVQVPEELDGLGLGPVELVLLMEEMGRRLARTPFLANVVLAQTALLQAGSAEAQQGALAALAYGERTATLILGPGLDAAPASLTVKARRDGEGWVLAGEAAQVLDDGLLTHAYVAARIEEAPGVALFELAVDAAGLSRTPLEVWDLTRPQACWRFDEVRLTADARVDDPTRVLAGLARTRVLAALQVAAEQVGGAAQCLQLAVDYTKERVQFGKPVATFQAVKHRVAEMMVRMETARSTVRGVAARVAQGAQGNGLDDAALAAEVAAARVQATEAYRYCAQEAIQLHGGVGFTWEYDPQMHFKRAQWASQWCGATSGWREALAAHLLDAA encoded by the coding sequence ATGAACCTGACGCTGTCCGACGAGCAACGCGCGCTGCAGGAGACGGCGGCCGACTTCCTTGCCGCCCATACCAACGCACGCAAGGAAGTCGACGTCGATGCCGAACTGTGGTCGCGTATCGTCGAACTCGGCTGGGCCGCGGTGCAGGTGCCGGAAGAGCTCGACGGTCTCGGCCTGGGGCCGGTCGAGCTCGTGCTGCTGATGGAGGAGATGGGCCGGCGCCTGGCGCGCACGCCCTTCCTGGCCAACGTGGTGCTGGCGCAGACCGCGCTGCTGCAGGCGGGCAGCGCCGAGGCGCAGCAGGGCGCGCTTGCGGCGCTGGCCTACGGCGAGCGCACCGCCACCTTGATCCTCGGCCCGGGCCTGGACGCGGCGCCGGCATCGCTGACCGTGAAGGCGCGTCGCGACGGCGAGGGCTGGGTGCTGGCCGGCGAGGCGGCGCAAGTGCTCGACGACGGCCTGCTGACCCATGCCTATGTGGCGGCACGCATCGAGGAGGCGCCGGGCGTGGCGCTGTTCGAGCTGGCGGTGGACGCCGCCGGCCTGTCGCGCACGCCGCTCGAGGTCTGGGACCTGACCCGTCCGCAGGCGTGCTGGCGCTTCGATGAAGTCCGGCTGACGGCCGATGCGCGCGTCGATGACCCGACGCGGGTGCTGGCCGGCCTTGCGCGCACCCGCGTGCTGGCGGCGCTGCAGGTGGCGGCCGAGCAGGTCGGCGGTGCGGCGCAGTGCCTGCAGTTGGCCGTCGATTACACCAAGGAGCGGGTGCAGTTCGGCAAGCCGGTGGCCACCTTTCAGGCGGTCAAGCACCGCGTGGCCGAGATGATGGTGCGCATGGAAACCGCGCGTTCCACCGTGCGCGGCGTGGCGGCGCGGGTGGCGCAGGGCGCGCAGGGGAACGGACTCGACGACGCGGCGCTCGCGGCAGAGGTCGCCGCAGCGCGCGTGCAGGCGACCGAGGCCTACCGCTACTGCGCGCAGGAAGCCATCCAGCTCCACGGCGGGGTGGGTTTCACCTGGGAATACGATCCGCAGATGCATTTCAAGCGCGCGCAGTGGGCCAGCCAATGGTGCGGCGCCACCAGCGGCTGGCGCGAGGCGCTCGCCGCCCATCTGCTCGACGCCGCCTGA
- a CDS encoding class I adenylate-forming enzyme family protein has translation MSPLSELAHKVRAQLTAPGAPFEMVEVNVDGRSVRAYRNAFPTLPALIASGRAHGAKPFIRYQGEAWTFDRFFAEADAVAAQLRAWGVQPGERVAIAMRNRPEWAVVFAAAALIGAVPAPLNSFGLGEELHAALDDVEPRVFACDAERLARIGGDTRVADCRILCVGEAEMPAGITDYRIAATRAAEPVSSPALGPDDPALILFTSGATSRAKGVLSSQRAVCQALFNIDYIGALSGMTSPEAVAALMAKGLPPTTLTAVPLFHVSGLHAQLLSALRNGRQLVFVSRWDPAQALEVIREERITQFNGAPSMVMQLLAQPGFDDPTQTGTLAGLGFGGAGLPQRLIDEVMQRRPNSLSGIGFGLTETNGVGAAASGALFAYQPRSSGLTSPIVDVRIADADGQPLPPCEQGEIWLRGVTVMQGYWRNPEATAAAMSDGWFRTGDVGYLDEEGFLFVVDRIKDVINRCGEKIAAAEVESCLLHQPDVLEAAVFAVPDEETGEAVVAVVSVREGSGLDAHALRAHVGAHLAAYKVPAVVQVLTDALPRNPAGKLLKGQLRKAFVDAAQG, from the coding sequence ATGTCCCCGCTTTCCGAACTGGCCCACAAGGTTCGAGCCCAACTGACCGCGCCCGGCGCCCCCTTCGAGATGGTGGAGGTGAATGTCGATGGCCGCAGCGTGCGCGCCTACCGCAACGCCTTCCCCACGCTGCCCGCCCTGATTGCGAGCGGGCGGGCGCATGGCGCCAAGCCCTTCATCCGTTACCAGGGCGAGGCCTGGACCTTCGACCGCTTCTTCGCCGAGGCCGACGCGGTCGCCGCGCAACTGCGGGCCTGGGGCGTGCAGCCGGGCGAGCGCGTCGCCATCGCCATGCGCAACCGGCCGGAGTGGGCCGTGGTGTTCGCCGCTGCGGCGCTGATCGGTGCCGTGCCGGCGCCGCTGAACAGCTTCGGCCTCGGCGAGGAGTTGCATGCCGCGCTGGACGACGTCGAGCCGCGCGTCTTCGCCTGCGACGCCGAGCGCCTGGCGCGCATCGGCGGCGACACCCGGGTCGCGGACTGCCGCATCCTGTGCGTGGGCGAGGCCGAGATGCCCGCGGGCATCACCGACTACCGAATCGCCGCCACCCGGGCGGCGGAGCCGGTGAGCTCGCCGGCGCTCGGTCCCGATGACCCGGCGCTGATCCTGTTCACCTCGGGGGCGACCAGCCGGGCGAAGGGCGTGCTGTCGTCCCAGCGCGCGGTGTGCCAGGCCTTGTTCAACATCGACTATATCGGCGCGCTGTCGGGCATGACCTCGCCCGAGGCGGTCGCGGCGCTGATGGCGAAGGGCCTGCCGCCCACCACCCTGACGGCCGTGCCGCTGTTCCACGTCAGCGGCCTGCATGCGCAACTGCTCAGCGCGCTGCGCAACGGCCGCCAACTGGTGTTCGTGAGCCGATGGGATCCGGCGCAGGCGCTCGAGGTCATCCGCGAGGAGCGGATCACCCAGTTCAACGGCGCGCCATCGATGGTGATGCAGTTGCTGGCGCAGCCGGGCTTCGACGATCCGACGCAGACCGGGACGCTGGCGGGCCTGGGCTTCGGCGGCGCGGGCCTGCCGCAGCGGCTGATCGACGAGGTGATGCAGCGGCGGCCGAATTCGCTGTCGGGCATCGGCTTCGGCCTGACCGAGACCAACGGCGTCGGCGCCGCCGCATCGGGCGCGCTGTTCGCCTACCAGCCGCGCAGTTCGGGCCTCACCTCGCCGATCGTCGATGTCCGCATCGCCGACGCCGACGGGCAGCCCCTGCCGCCCTGCGAGCAGGGCGAGATCTGGCTGCGCGGCGTGACCGTGATGCAGGGCTACTGGCGCAATCCGGAGGCCACCGCGGCCGCGATGAGCGACGGCTGGTTCCGCACGGGCGACGTCGGCTATCTGGACGAGGAGGGCTTCCTGTTCGTCGTCGACCGGATCAAGGACGTCATCAACCGCTGCGGCGAGAAGATCGCGGCGGCCGAGGTCGAGTCCTGCCTGCTGCACCAGCCGGACGTCCTGGAGGCGGCGGTGTTCGCCGTGCCCGACGAGGAAACGGGCGAGGCGGTGGTGGCGGTGGTATCGGTGCGCGAGGGCAGTGGCCTGGACGCGCACGCCCTGCGCGCCCACGTCGGGGCGCATCTGGCGGCGTACAAGGTGCCAGCCGTCGTGCAGGTGCTGACCGATGCCTTGCCGCGCAATCCGGCCGGCAAGCTGCTCAAGGGACAACTGCGCAAGGCATTCGTCGATGCGGCTCAGGGCTGA
- a CDS encoding SDR family oxidoreductase yields MKEAPSYVPGHQLLAGKSVLITAAAGAGIGFAAARKCAEEGCRALMISDIHPRRLEEAVAKLKADTGLQNVWGQLCNVTNEEEVQALVAAAEDKLGGVDVLINNAGLGGEKRVTEMTDDEWSRVLDITLTGTFRMTRAMLPHMEKRGRGAIVNNASVLGWRAQKGQAHYAAAKAGVMALTRCSAVEAAEHGVRINAVSPSIALHEFLKKASSEELLAQLASREAFGRAAEVWEVANVMVFLASDYASYMTGEVLSVSSQHA; encoded by the coding sequence GTGAAAGAAGCGCCTTCCTACGTTCCCGGTCACCAGTTGCTCGCTGGCAAGTCCGTCCTGATCACCGCCGCGGCCGGCGCCGGCATCGGCTTTGCCGCCGCGCGCAAGTGCGCGGAGGAGGGCTGCCGCGCGCTGATGATCTCCGACATCCATCCGCGCCGCCTGGAAGAGGCGGTCGCCAAGCTCAAGGCCGACACCGGGCTGCAGAACGTCTGGGGTCAGCTGTGCAACGTCACCAATGAAGAGGAAGTGCAGGCCCTGGTCGCCGCGGCCGAGGACAAGCTTGGCGGCGTCGACGTGCTGATCAACAACGCCGGTCTGGGCGGCGAGAAGCGCGTCACCGAGATGACTGACGACGAGTGGAGCCGGGTGCTCGACATCACGCTGACCGGCACCTTCCGCATGACGCGCGCGATGCTGCCGCACATGGAGAAGCGTGGTCGCGGCGCGATTGTGAACAACGCCTCGGTGCTGGGCTGGCGTGCACAGAAGGGCCAGGCCCACTACGCCGCGGCCAAGGCCGGCGTGATGGCGCTGACGCGCTGCTCTGCGGTGGAGGCGGCCGAGCACGGCGTGCGCATCAACGCGGTGTCGCCGTCGATCGCGCTGCACGAGTTCCTGAAGAAGGCGTCGAGCGAGGAGCTGCTCGCCCAGCTCGCCAGCCGCGAGGCCTTCGGCCGTGCCGCTGAGGTGTGGGAGGTGGCTAACGTGATGGTCTTCCTCGCCAGCGACTATGCGTCGTACATGACCGGCGAAGTGCTGTCGGTCAGTTCGCAGCACGCTTGA
- a CDS encoding nitronate monooxygenase, producing the protein MPIPEMFRGRLALPLIGSPMFLASGQELVLAQCKAGVAGSFPTLNARTPELLDQWLARIATELSQWDIEHPDRRSAPFGANLILHKSNPRREADLECVVRHRVPFVVTSVGRPDGVVERVHDYGGLVFHDVINVDHARKAAACGVDGLILVCAGAGGHGGTLSPFALVAEVRAFWDGPLVLAGALSSGRALRAAEVMGADLGYMGTRFIATREAAADVGHKDMIVRDGAADIVYTPMFSGIWANYLKNSVRAAGIDPDALEGRQDGGKEELFAGLDSRPKAWKDVWSAGQGIGSIHDVPSVAELVARMKREYTDAAVQPAAFATAARISAGALA; encoded by the coding sequence ATGCCCATTCCCGAGATGTTTCGTGGCCGGCTGGCGTTGCCGCTGATCGGTTCGCCGATGTTTCTTGCCAGCGGGCAGGAGCTGGTGCTGGCGCAGTGCAAGGCGGGTGTCGCCGGGAGCTTTCCGACGCTGAACGCGCGCACGCCCGAGCTGCTCGACCAATGGCTGGCGCGCATCGCGACCGAGCTTTCTCAATGGGACATCGAACACCCGGATCGTCGGTCGGCGCCGTTCGGCGCCAACCTGATCCTGCACAAGTCCAACCCGCGGCGCGAGGCGGACCTCGAGTGCGTGGTCAGGCACCGCGTGCCCTTCGTCGTCACCTCGGTGGGTCGGCCGGATGGGGTGGTCGAGCGTGTGCACGACTATGGCGGGCTGGTGTTCCATGACGTGATCAACGTCGATCACGCACGCAAGGCGGCGGCCTGTGGCGTCGATGGGCTGATCCTGGTGTGTGCAGGGGCGGGTGGCCACGGCGGTACGCTGTCGCCCTTCGCCCTGGTCGCCGAGGTGCGCGCGTTCTGGGACGGCCCGCTGGTGCTCGCCGGCGCCTTGTCCAGCGGGCGCGCGCTGCGCGCGGCCGAGGTCATGGGGGCCGACCTGGGCTACATGGGCACGCGCTTCATCGCCACCCGCGAGGCAGCGGCCGATGTCGGCCACAAGGACATGATCGTGCGCGACGGCGCGGCAGACATCGTCTACACCCCGATGTTCAGCGGCATCTGGGCCAACTACCTGAAGAACAGCGTGCGCGCGGCGGGCATCGACCCGGATGCGCTCGAGGGCCGCCAGGACGGCGGCAAGGAAGAGCTTTTTGCCGGCCTCGACAGCAGGCCCAAGGCGTGGAAGGACGTGTGGTCGGCCGGGCAGGGGATCGGCAGCATCCACGACGTGCCCTCCGTGGCCGAACTGGTGGCGCGCATGAAGCGTGAATACACCGATGCGGCCGTGCAACCTGCCGCCTTTGCCACAGCCGCCCGGATATCGGCAGGAGCGTTGGCATGA
- a CDS encoding acetyl-CoA C-acyltransferase → MTEAVIVSTARTALTKSFRGSFNDTEAPVLGGHVVRAVVERAGIEPAAVEDVIMGAAVQQGTQAYNIGRLCAYTGGLPDTVPGMALDRMCASGLMTIGVAAKNILAGEMKIAVAGGVESLSLTQTKHKNTYRAQSEAVKAIVPAAYIPMLETAEIVSARYGISRAAQDEFSLQSQQRTAAAQAAGLFDAEIVPLAARKLVFDKEGKPVGHEDVIATRDECNRASTTLADLAKLQPVFKDGQWVKQGEFITAGNASQFSDGASAALVMSRDEAERRGIAPLGAYRGIAVAGCAPDEMGIGPVFAIPKLLERFNLKVSDIGLWEINEAFACQVLYSRDKLGIPNDRLNVNGGAISIGHPFGMSGARMVGHALLEGRRRGVRYVVVSMCIGGGMGAAGLFEVL, encoded by the coding sequence ATGACCGAAGCCGTCATCGTTTCCACTGCGCGCACCGCGCTCACGAAGTCCTTCCGCGGTTCCTTCAACGACACCGAGGCGCCGGTGCTGGGCGGCCACGTGGTGCGCGCCGTCGTCGAGCGTGCCGGCATCGAGCCGGCGGCGGTCGAGGACGTGATCATGGGCGCCGCCGTGCAGCAGGGCACCCAGGCCTACAACATCGGCCGGCTCTGCGCCTACACCGGCGGCCTGCCGGACACCGTGCCGGGCATGGCGCTCGACCGCATGTGTGCCTCGGGCCTGATGACGATCGGCGTCGCCGCCAAGAACATCCTGGCCGGGGAGATGAAGATCGCGGTGGCCGGCGGCGTCGAGTCGCTGTCGCTGACCCAGACCAAGCACAAGAACACCTACCGCGCGCAGTCCGAGGCGGTGAAGGCGATCGTGCCCGCGGCCTATATCCCGATGCTGGAGACGGCCGAGATCGTGTCGGCGCGCTACGGCATCTCGCGCGCCGCGCAGGACGAGTTCTCGCTGCAGAGCCAGCAGCGCACCGCCGCCGCGCAGGCCGCCGGCCTGTTCGACGCCGAGATCGTGCCGCTGGCGGCGCGCAAACTGGTGTTCGACAAGGAAGGCAAGCCGGTGGGCCACGAGGACGTGATCGCCACCCGCGACGAGTGCAACCGCGCCTCGACCACGCTGGCCGATCTCGCCAAGCTGCAGCCGGTTTTCAAGGACGGCCAGTGGGTGAAGCAGGGCGAGTTCATCACCGCCGGCAACGCCTCGCAGTTCTCGGACGGCGCCTCGGCCGCGCTGGTGATGAGCCGCGACGAGGCCGAGCGCCGCGGCATCGCACCGCTGGGCGCCTATCGGGGGATCGCCGTCGCCGGCTGCGCGCCGGACGAGATGGGCATCGGCCCGGTGTTCGCCATCCCCAAGCTGCTCGAGCGCTTCAACCTCAAGGTGAGCGACATCGGCCTGTGGGAGATCAACGAGGCCTTCGCCTGCCAGGTGCTCTACAGTCGCGACAAGCTCGGCATCCCCAACGACCGCCTGAACGTGAACGGCGGCGCCATCTCCATCGGCCACCCCTTCGGCATGTCGGGCGCGCGCATGGTCGGTCACGCGCTGCTCGAGGGCCGTCGCCGTGGCGTGCGTTACGTGGTGGTGTCGATGTGCATCGGCGGTGGCATGGGCGCGGCAGGCCTTTTCGAGGTGCTGTGA
- a CDS encoding acyl-CoA dehydrogenase family protein: MNEQEFRQEVADWMATHLAGRFACLKHRGGPGDEEAFPALRKEWEQELAAGGWVGLGWPREHGGRDLPLALQLAFHEEYVRAGGPGRIGHIGETLMAPTLIALGTPEQQRRFLPGIREGREYWAQGYSEPGAGSDLAAITTRCWQDEDGRWRLQGQKVWTSLAHESEWIFVVARSTPGSVGREGLSFLLVPLDQPGIEIHPIRQMTGEAEFNSVFFDGAATEADCIVGKPGEGWKVAMALLGFERGVSTLGQQMHFIHELQLVIDVARANGAARDPAIRQRIADAWVGLQGLRYNGLRMLEEDTSSTKVRPEALIYKYAWSNWHRELGQLAMDVIGVAGDVRSDDDAVRRLQQVFFFSRADTIYAGTNEIQLNIIAERGLGMPRG; encoded by the coding sequence ATGAACGAACAGGAATTTCGCCAGGAAGTCGCCGACTGGATGGCGACCCATCTGGCCGGCCGCTTCGCCTGCCTGAAGCACCGGGGCGGCCCCGGCGACGAGGAAGCCTTCCCGGCGCTGCGCAAGGAATGGGAGCAGGAGCTGGCCGCGGGCGGCTGGGTCGGCCTGGGCTGGCCCAGGGAACACGGCGGGCGCGACCTGCCGCTGGCGCTGCAGCTCGCCTTCCACGAGGAATACGTGCGCGCCGGCGGTCCTGGCCGCATCGGCCACATCGGCGAGACGCTGATGGCGCCGACGCTGATCGCGCTCGGCACGCCCGAGCAGCAGCGGCGCTTCCTGCCGGGCATCCGCGAAGGGCGCGAATACTGGGCGCAGGGCTACTCCGAGCCGGGTGCCGGTTCCGACCTCGCCGCCATCACCACGCGCTGCTGGCAGGACGAGGACGGCCGCTGGCGGCTGCAGGGGCAGAAGGTGTGGACCTCGCTCGCGCACGAGTCGGAGTGGATCTTCGTCGTCGCGCGCAGCACGCCGGGCTCGGTGGGGCGCGAGGGCCTTTCCTTCCTGCTGGTGCCGCTCGACCAGCCGGGCATCGAGATCCACCCGATCCGCCAGATGACCGGCGAGGCCGAGTTCAACTCGGTGTTCTTCGACGGCGCGGCGACCGAGGCCGACTGCATCGTCGGCAAGCCGGGCGAGGGCTGGAAGGTGGCGATGGCGCTGCTCGGCTTCGAACGCGGCGTGTCCACGCTCGGGCAGCAGATGCACTTCATCCACGAACTGCAGCTGGTGATCGACGTGGCACGCGCCAACGGCGCGGCGCGCGACCCGGCGATCCGCCAGCGCATCGCCGATGCCTGGGTGGGCCTGCAGGGCCTGCGCTACAACGGCCTGCGCATGCTGGAAGAAGACACCAGCTCGACCAAGGTGCGGCCCGAGGCGCTGATCTACAAGTACGCCTGGTCGAACTGGCATCGCGAGCTCGGCCAGCTGGCGATGGACGTGATCGGCGTGGCGGGCGACGTGCGCTCGGACGACGACGCGGTGCGCCGCCTGCAGCAGGTGTTCTTCTTCTCGCGCGCCGACACGATCTACGCCGGCACCAACGAGATCCAGCTCAACATCATCGCCGAACGCGGGCTGGGCATGCCGCGCGGCTGA